In the Silurus meridionalis isolate SWU-2019-XX chromosome 6, ASM1480568v1, whole genome shotgun sequence genome, one interval contains:
- the LOC124387978 gene encoding C-C motif chemokine 4 homolog gives MISRGLLLVLLVLTCLQSFTTAQNSNGPDKCCFSYQHDPISIKVIKEYKVTDHRCTNPGVIFTLKKNSRQVCGDPELEWVQNNMKRIDQILNEAESSV, from the exons ATGATCTCTCGTGGTCTCCTGCTGGTTCTGCTGGTTCTCACCTGCCTTCAGTCTTTTACAACGGCCCAGA ACTCAAATGGACCAGACAAATGCTGTTTCAGTTACCAGCACGATCCAATCTCTATCAAAGTCATTAAAGAGTATAAAGTAACAGACCATCGGTGTACAAATCCTGGAGTCAT TTTTACCCTGAAGAAGAACAGCCGTCAGGTGTGTGGAGATCCTGAACTCGAGtgggtgcagaacaacatgaaaAGAATTGACCAGATCCTGAATGAAGCTGAATCgagtgtttaa